In Methylovirgula sp., a single genomic region encodes these proteins:
- a CDS encoding aldo/keto reductase — protein sequence MQKRTLGKSGLEVSALGLGCMGMTWAYGAPGDHAELVALIRHAVEIDVTFFDTAEVYGPLTNEELVGEALAPLRDRVKIATKFGFALDPQSGRPVGLNSKPAHIKEVADASLKRLRTDHIDLLYQHRVDPNVPIEDVAGAVADLVKAGKVKHFGLSEAGAATIRRAHAVHPVAAVQSEYSLWTHGPEKEVLPTLEELGIGFVPYSPLGRGFLAGTFSADTQFADDDWRKTNPRFQADALRKNAPLVDSLKAIADEKGATPAQIALAWLLAQKPWIVPIPGTTKRTRLEENIKAADIALTPADLKAIETAVASHAVAGDRYDERGMAMVNL from the coding sequence ATGCAAAAGCGTACCTTGGGAAAAAGCGGCCTCGAAGTCTCGGCGCTGGGCCTCGGCTGCATGGGGATGACCTGGGCCTATGGCGCCCCCGGCGACCATGCCGAGCTGGTCGCACTCATCCGCCACGCGGTCGAGATCGACGTCACCTTTTTCGATACGGCTGAAGTCTATGGCCCACTCACCAACGAAGAGCTGGTCGGCGAGGCTCTGGCGCCGCTGCGCGACAGAGTGAAGATCGCGACAAAATTCGGCTTCGCGCTCGATCCGCAAAGCGGTCGCCCCGTCGGGCTAAACAGCAAGCCCGCGCATATCAAGGAAGTCGCCGACGCGTCGTTGAAGCGCCTGCGCACCGATCATATCGATCTCCTTTACCAGCATCGCGTCGATCCCAACGTGCCGATCGAGGATGTGGCGGGCGCCGTTGCCGATCTCGTCAAGGCCGGCAAGGTGAAGCATTTCGGCCTTTCGGAGGCGGGCGCGGCGACGATCCGCCGGGCGCATGCGGTGCATCCCGTCGCGGCGGTGCAGAGCGAATATTCGCTTTGGACACATGGGCCGGAGAAAGAGGTACTCCCGACGCTCGAAGAACTCGGCATTGGCTTTGTGCCCTATAGTCCGCTCGGCCGCGGCTTCCTCGCCGGTACATTTTCCGCCGACACGCAGTTCGCCGATGACGATTGGCGCAAGACCAATCCGCGCTTCCAGGCTGATGCGCTGCGCAAGAATGCGCCGCTTGTCGATAGTCTCAAAGCCATCGCCGACGAGAAAGGCGCAACGCCGGCGCAGATCGCGCTGGCCTGGCTACTGGCGCAAAAACCCTGGATCGTGCCGATCCCCGGCACGACCAAGCGCACGCGGCTCGAGGAAAATATCAAAGCCGCCGACATCGCGCTGACACCGGCCGATCTCAAAGCCATCGAAACCGCCGTCGCTTCACATGCGGTCGCGGGCGACCGCTACGACGAGCGCGGCATGGCGATGGTCAATTTGTGA
- a CDS encoding glucose 1-dehydrogenase: MSNNPLRTLDGKVALVTGASSGIGRATTLELARRGAKVVASARRRAEIETLVAEIKKDGFEATGIVADINKENDVIDLVAKAVATYGRIDVAFNNAGTEGAFSPFVDQTNETYDTIFNANVRGVFWSMKHEARAMLAQGRGSIINNASMGGVIGFANAALYIASKHAVLGLTKTASIEWFRQGVRVNALCPGLIDTPFQDRIWPSEQAKKDFGAASVPGRTGTSEEMAKVVAFLASDDSTFVSGHGLLADGGYVVS; the protein is encoded by the coding sequence ATGAGCAACAATCCCCTGAGAACGCTCGACGGCAAAGTCGCCCTCGTCACCGGTGCAAGTTCCGGCATTGGACGCGCGACGACGCTCGAACTCGCCCGACGTGGCGCAAAGGTCGTCGCCAGCGCGCGACGCCGCGCCGAAATCGAAACGCTCGTCGCCGAGATCAAGAAAGACGGCTTCGAGGCGACCGGAATTGTCGCCGACATCAATAAAGAAAATGACGTGATCGACCTCGTCGCCAAGGCGGTCGCGACTTATGGCCGGATCGATGTTGCCTTCAATAACGCCGGCACAGAAGGCGCGTTTTCGCCGTTCGTCGATCAGACGAATGAAACCTATGACACGATCTTCAACGCTAACGTGCGTGGCGTCTTCTGGTCGATGAAACACGAAGCTAGGGCGATGCTCGCGCAAGGCCGTGGCTCGATCATCAACAATGCCTCGATGGGCGGTGTCATCGGCTTCGCCAATGCTGCGCTCTATATCGCCAGCAAACATGCCGTTCTCGGCCTGACCAAGACGGCCTCGATCGAATGGTTCAGACAGGGCGTGCGTGTCAACGCGCTCTGTCCGGGCCTCATCGATACGCCGTTTCAGGATCGCATCTGGCCATCCGAACAAGCCAAGAAAGATTTCGGTGCGGCCTCCGTGCCCGGCCGCACGGGAACATCCGAAGAAATGGCGAAGGTCGTGGCGTTTCTTGCCTCGGATGATTCAACGTTCGTGTCCGGTCACGGCCTTTTGGCCGATGGCGGCTATGTCGTTTCCTGA
- a CDS encoding LysR family transcriptional regulator, with translation MHGSELAELAAFLAVARHNSFRKAAVERRVAASAISHSIRNIETRVGVRLFHRTTRSVSLTDAGARFLAELQPAFEQIDAALEGLNAFRGTPFGTVRLNIPNSIAPFVLQDVIGPLLQENPGLNLDIVATDRLVDIAKDGFDAGIRFGENLSQDMIAVRIKSRLRFAVVGSPDYFNGRKKPHTLADLKDHSCIRYRFPSGAIFNWEFERDGELVHVEVNGPLTLDSQDLMIEAALQGCGLAFVFDYRIEPHLASGALIRCLEDWCATDDSLFLYYPSRHYVSAGLRALIDKLK, from the coding sequence ATGCACGGATCAGAACTCGCCGAACTTGCCGCCTTTCTGGCGGTGGCGCGCCATAACAGCTTCCGCAAGGCGGCCGTCGAGCGCAGGGTCGCGGCGTCGGCTATCAGCCATTCCATCCGCAATATTGAAACGCGGGTCGGTGTAAGGCTCTTTCATCGCACGACGCGCAGCGTTTCGCTCACGGATGCAGGCGCACGCTTTCTCGCAGAATTGCAACCGGCGTTCGAGCAGATCGATGCGGCGCTCGAAGGTCTCAACGCCTTCCGCGGCACGCCGTTCGGAACGGTGCGGCTGAACATTCCCAATTCCATCGCGCCCTTCGTGTTGCAGGATGTGATCGGCCCATTGCTTCAGGAAAATCCCGGCCTCAATCTCGATATTGTTGCGACCGACAGGCTCGTCGACATTGCCAAGGATGGATTCGATGCCGGCATCCGCTTCGGCGAAAATCTAAGCCAGGATATGATCGCGGTCCGGATCAAGTCGCGGCTGCGCTTCGCTGTTGTGGGGTCGCCGGATTATTTTAATGGCCGCAAGAAACCGCATACGCTGGCCGATCTCAAGGATCATTCCTGCATCCGTTATCGTTTCCCGAGCGGCGCAATCTTCAATTGGGAATTCGAACGCGACGGCGAACTCGTTCATGTCGAAGTGAACGGGCCGCTTACGCTCGACAGTCAGGATTTGATGATCGAAGCGGCGCTGCAAGGTTGTGGCCTCGCTTTTGTTTTCGATTATCGCATCGAGCCGCATCTCGCCTCAGGCGCATTGATCCGATGCCTGGAGGATTGGTGCGCGACGGATGACAGCCTGTTTCTTTATTATCCGAGCCGCCACTACGTCTCGGCCGGGCTGCGCGCGTTGATCGACAAGCTCAAATGA
- a CDS encoding DUF2214 family protein codes for MLDLTVAIAHHLLVFSLFGIVFAEFFVLRPGLGGDGLTRLARLDLIYGIVAGLIILVGFSRAIFAAKGWHYYAHNGFFWAKIGTFALIGLASIPPTLAYLRWRKAGTPPNDEEIKRARFYLHLELALFVPLLGFAAAMARGYGEFG; via the coding sequence ATGCTCGATCTCACGGTCGCCATCGCGCATCATCTGCTCGTCTTCAGTCTCTTCGGCATCGTCTTTGCCGAATTTTTCGTGTTGCGCCCGGGCCTCGGCGGCGACGGCCTGACGCGTCTCGCGAGGCTCGATCTGATTTACGGGATCGTCGCCGGTCTGATTATCCTCGTTGGCTTCAGTCGCGCGATCTTCGCGGCGAAGGGCTGGCATTATTACGCGCACAACGGATTCTTCTGGGCGAAAATCGGCACATTCGCGTTAATCGGCTTGGCGTCGATTCCGCCCACCCTCGCCTATCTGCGCTGGCGCAAGGCCGGCACGCCGCCAAACGATGAGGAGATCAAGCGAGCGCGTTTCTACCTCCATCTCGAACTCGCGCTTTTTGTGCCGCTGCTCGGTTTCGCCGCGGCGATGGCCCGCGGCTACGGCGAATTCGGCTGA
- a CDS encoding LysR substrate-binding domain-containing protein yields MNLRDLRYIVAVADFGHFGRAAEACNVSQPTLSGQIRKLEEELGLAIFERVGHTVRPTAPGGQILDHARRALAAAEDIVSVAASARDPLAGPLHLGVIPTLGPYLMPYALPAAQQGLRALRLVLVEDLTVRLIELVSAGKLDAAIIASDPETPALQTETLFDEDFWLVLDQDNPLAARNKIGIADIDPQSLLLLTDGHCLRDQALELCGPPRDAEAAIADMRATSLKTLLHMAAAGYGMTLFPALALRQEEPLPGNLVARRLSGTKARRRVRLIFRPSHPRRAAIAALSKLIRASVKDVLEKENEPALASAES; encoded by the coding sequence ATGAACCTGCGTGATCTTCGCTACATCGTTGCCGTTGCTGACTTTGGCCATTTCGGCCGCGCCGCCGAGGCGTGCAACGTCAGTCAACCAACACTCTCGGGACAAATCCGCAAACTCGAGGAAGAACTCGGCCTCGCCATTTTCGAGCGTGTCGGCCATACGGTGCGCCCGACCGCGCCGGGCGGCCAAATTCTCGATCATGCCCGGCGCGCTCTGGCCGCCGCGGAAGACATCGTCTCTGTCGCGGCATCGGCACGCGATCCGCTGGCCGGGCCGCTGCATCTAGGCGTCATCCCGACGCTCGGGCCCTATCTCATGCCCTACGCGTTGCCGGCCGCGCAGCAGGGGCTGCGCGCGCTACGTCTCGTGCTCGTCGAAGACTTGACCGTCCGGCTCATCGAACTCGTCTCGGCAGGCAAGCTCGATGCGGCGATCATCGCCTCCGACCCTGAGACCCCTGCTCTCCAGACCGAGACGTTGTTCGACGAGGATTTCTGGCTCGTGCTCGACCAGGACAATCCGCTCGCCGCGCGAAACAAGATCGGCATCGCCGACATCGATCCGCAATCTTTGCTGCTTCTGACCGATGGCCATTGTCTGCGCGACCAGGCACTCGAACTTTGCGGACCACCGCGCGATGCCGAAGCCGCGATCGCCGACATGCGCGCGACGAGCCTGAAAACGCTGCTGCATATGGCGGCCGCCGGCTATGGCATGACGTTGTTTCCGGCACTCGCGCTGCGGCAGGAAGAGCCCCTGCCCGGCAACCTTGTCGCGCGACGGTTGAGCGGCACCAAGGCGCGTCGCCGCGTGCGCCTTATCTTCCGGCCAAGTCACCCGCGCCGCGCCGCGATTGCGGCGCTGTCAAAATTGATCCGTGCAAGCGTGAAAGACGTACTGGAAAAAGAAAATGAACCGGCGCTCGCCAGCGCTGAAAGTTAG
- the katG gene encoding catalase/peroxidase HPI has product MDDKVQSSAGECPYPHTTPRQRSNRDWWPDQLNLKILHQNSPSSDPLDETFDYREEFKKLDYEALKNDLRKLMTDSQDWWPADFGNYGPAFIRMAWHSAGTYRLSDGRGGAGRGQQRFAPLNSWPDNVLIDRYRRLLWPIKQKYGQKISWADLLVLTGNVALETMGFRTFGFAGGREDTWEPDQDINWGSETTWLAHRPLDSFKDPLSATEMGLIYVNPEGPNANGDPLSAAAFIRETFKRMAMNDEETVALIGGGHTFGKTHGAAPESHKGPAPEAAGLEAQGLGWISDYGTGSGADAVGSGLEVIWTQTPAQWSNFFFENLFKYEWVQTRSPGGAIQWEAKDAGEVIPDAHDPSKKRKPTMLTTDLSLRVDPVYEKISRRFLENPQAFAEAFARAWFKLTHRDLGPRTRYLGPEVPKEVLIWQDPVPAVDHPLIDDSDAAVLKVKVLASGLTVSELVGTAWASASTFRGGDKRGGANGARIRLAPQKDWEANQPAQLTKVLHALEAIQKEFNASQASGKKISLADLIVIGGNAAIEKAAKDAGHDVKVPFAPGRTDASQEETDVHSFAGLEPAADGFRNYEKAGLAVPAEVVLIDKAQLLTLTAPELTVLIGGLRAININVDGSTHGVFTDRPGLLTNDFFVNLLDMRMQWKAVSDASDVFEGRDRRTHDVKWTGTRVDLVFGSHAQLRALAEVYASADAQKKFVHDFVAAWNKVMNADRFDLA; this is encoded by the coding sequence ATGGACGACAAAGTTCAAAGCAGCGCGGGTGAATGCCCGTACCCGCACACAACGCCTCGGCAGAGGTCCAATCGCGACTGGTGGCCGGATCAGCTGAACCTGAAGATCCTTCACCAGAACTCGCCATCGTCCGATCCCTTGGACGAAACGTTCGACTACCGTGAGGAATTCAAAAAGCTCGATTATGAGGCGCTGAAGAACGATCTGCGCAAACTGATGACCGACTCGCAAGATTGGTGGCCGGCAGACTTCGGCAATTATGGGCCGGCCTTCATCCGTATGGCGTGGCACAGTGCTGGCACCTACCGGCTGAGTGACGGCCGTGGTGGTGCCGGTCGCGGCCAGCAGCGTTTCGCGCCGCTCAATTCTTGGCCGGACAACGTGCTGATCGACAGGTATCGCCGGCTGCTCTGGCCGATCAAGCAGAAATACGGGCAGAAGATTTCCTGGGCGGACCTGCTGGTCCTTACCGGCAATGTGGCGCTGGAGACCATGGGCTTTCGTACGTTCGGCTTTGCCGGCGGTCGGGAAGATACCTGGGAACCCGATCAGGACATCAACTGGGGTTCCGAGACAACCTGGCTGGCTCACCGGCCGCTCGATAGCTTCAAGGACCCCCTCAGCGCCACCGAGATGGGCCTGATCTACGTCAATCCGGAAGGTCCGAACGCCAACGGCGACCCGCTTTCTGCGGCGGCATTCATCCGCGAAACCTTCAAGCGCATGGCGATGAACGACGAGGAAACCGTCGCGCTGATCGGCGGCGGCCACACCTTCGGAAAGACCCACGGCGCCGCGCCCGAGTCCCACAAGGGGCCAGCTCCGGAAGCCGCCGGCCTGGAGGCGCAGGGATTGGGCTGGATCAGCGACTACGGCACCGGGTCCGGCGCAGACGCCGTCGGGAGCGGTCTGGAAGTCATCTGGACGCAGACGCCGGCGCAGTGGAGCAACTTCTTCTTCGAGAATCTGTTCAAGTACGAATGGGTTCAGACCCGCAGTCCTGGCGGTGCCATCCAGTGGGAGGCCAAGGACGCCGGGGAGGTCATTCCCGACGCGCACGATCCGTCAAAGAAGCGCAAGCCGACCATGCTGACCACCGATCTGTCGCTGCGCGTCGACCCGGTCTATGAGAAGATATCGCGCCGCTTCCTGGAGAACCCGCAGGCCTTCGCCGAAGCGTTTGCCCGCGCCTGGTTCAAGCTGACGCATCGCGACCTTGGGCCCCGTACGCGCTATCTCGGCCCGGAAGTGCCCAAGGAAGTGCTGATCTGGCAGGATCCGGTACCCGCCGTCGATCATCCCTTGATCGATGACTCCGACGCTGCCGTACTCAAGGTCAAGGTGCTTGCCTCGGGTCTGACCGTGTCCGAGCTGGTCGGTACCGCCTGGGCCTCGGCCTCCACCTTCCGCGGCGGCGACAAGCGCGGCGGGGCGAACGGTGCGCGCATCCGCCTTGCACCGCAGAAAGACTGGGAGGCCAACCAGCCGGCCCAGTTGACAAAGGTGCTGCATGCGCTCGAAGCGATCCAAAAGGAGTTCAACGCCTCACAGGCCAGCGGAAAGAAAATTTCGCTCGCCGACCTGATCGTTATCGGCGGCAACGCTGCGATTGAGAAAGCCGCGAAGGATGCCGGACACGATGTGAAGGTTCCCTTTGCGCCCGGCCGAACCGACGCCTCGCAGGAGGAGACGGATGTCCATTCCTTCGCCGGACTTGAACCGGCCGCGGATGGCTTCCGCAACTATGAGAAGGCCGGGCTTGCGGTGCCCGCCGAGGTGGTTCTGATCGACAAGGCGCAACTGCTGACCCTGACCGCGCCCGAACTGACCGTGCTGATCGGCGGTCTGCGCGCGATCAACATCAATGTCGACGGCTCCACTCACGGCGTTTTCACTGATCGGCCGGGCCTGCTGACCAATGACTTCTTCGTCAACCTGCTGGATATGCGCATGCAGTGGAAGGCGGTATCGGACGCCAGCGACGTGTTCGAAGGACGCGATCGGAGGACGCACGACGTCAAGTGGACCGGCACGCGTGTCGATCTGGTCTTCGGTTCGCACGCGCAGCTGCGTGCCCTTGCGGAGGTTTATGCCAGCGCCGACGCGCAGAAGAAGTTCGTGCATGACTTCGTCGCGGCCTGGAACAAGGTGATGAATGCCGATCGCTTTGACCTTGCCTGA
- a CDS encoding 30S ribosomal protein S2: MSLPDFSMRGLLESGAHFGHQSHRWNPKMAPYIYGARNNIHIIDLAQTVPLLHQALKAVSDTVARGGRVLFVGTKRQAQDAIADAAKRSAQYYINSRWLGGMLTNWKTISGSIQRLRKVTETLETGGQGLTKKERLMLSRERDKLEKALGGIKDMGGTPDLIFVIDTNKEQLAIKEAARLHIPVAAILDTNSDPDGITFPIPGNDDAGRAITLYCDLVARAAIDGISRSRGESGLDIGAEVTPIAEDLPEPVASDADVKTEHFELLAAPRGAPDDLAKLHGVGPQVVKKLNDAGVFHYWQIAALTPDETKKLDQDLKLSGKIERDGWIEQAKSLTAAE; this comes from the coding sequence ATGTCGTTGCCTGATTTTTCCATGCGTGGACTCCTTGAGTCCGGCGCTCATTTCGGCCACCAATCGCATCGCTGGAACCCGAAAATGGCGCCCTATATTTATGGCGCCCGCAATAACATCCACATCATCGACCTCGCGCAGACGGTGCCGTTGCTGCATCAGGCGCTGAAGGCGGTGTCGGACACGGTAGCCCGCGGCGGCCGTGTGCTCTTCGTGGGCACCAAGCGCCAGGCGCAGGATGCCATCGCCGATGCAGCGAAGCGCTCGGCCCAATATTACATCAATTCGCGTTGGCTCGGCGGCATGCTGACCAATTGGAAGACGATCTCGGGTTCGATCCAGCGTCTGCGCAAGGTCACTGAGACGCTTGAGACGGGCGGGCAGGGCCTTACCAAGAAGGAGCGCCTGATGCTGTCGCGCGAGCGCGACAAGCTCGAAAAGGCGCTTGGCGGCATCAAGGATATGGGCGGCACGCCGGATCTGATCTTCGTCATCGACACGAACAAGGAGCAATTGGCGATCAAGGAAGCGGCGCGGCTTCATATTCCTGTCGCGGCTATTCTTGATACCAATTCCGATCCGGACGGGATCACCTTCCCGATTCCCGGTAACGACGACGCGGGGCGCGCCATCACCCTTTATTGCGATCTCGTCGCGCGCGCGGCTATCGACGGCATTTCCCGCAGCCGCGGCGAGTCGGGTCTCGATATCGGCGCCGAAGTGACGCCGATCGCCGAGGATTTGCCGGAGCCCGTCGCGTCGGATGCCGATGTGAAGACCGAGCATTTCGAATTGCTCGCCGCCCCGCGCGGCGCGCCGGACGATCTGGCGAAACTCCATGGCGTCGGCCCGCAGGTGGTCAAGAAGCTCAATGACGCCGGCGTTTTCCATTATTGGCAGATTGCCGCGCTCACGCCGGACGAGACCAAGAAGCTCGATCAAGACCTGAAGCTAAGTGGCAAGATCGAGCGCGACGGTTGGATTGAGCAGGCGAAGAGCCTGACCGCTGCGGAATAA
- the tsf gene encoding translation elongation factor Ts: MANVTAALVKELREKTGAGMMDCKTALSESNADLEAAVDWLRKKGLSKAAKKSGRVAAEGLIALAVDGNKGVAVEVNSETDFVARNEDFQKIARNIAEVALKSGLTDVEALKAAAYPDGGSVAEAITTGVATIGEHINLRRAAAVEVGQGVIGSYVHTPVADRLGKIGVLVGLESSGKTDVLAPLARLIALHVAAASPLAVDASGIDPEVVAREKKVLAEKNAGKPAHVLEKIVESGLKTYYKEVTLLEQPSIHAEHSNKTIGQVLKEAEGAAAAPVMLKAFVRYALGEGIEKQESDFAAEVAAASGQG; encoded by the coding sequence ATGGCGAATGTCACGGCGGCACTGGTGAAAGAGCTGCGCGAAAAGACTGGCGCCGGAATGATGGATTGCAAGACGGCGCTTTCGGAATCGAATGCCGATCTTGAGGCTGCAGTCGATTGGCTGCGCAAGAAGGGTCTCTCGAAGGCCGCGAAGAAGTCCGGCCGCGTCGCGGCCGAGGGTCTGATCGCTCTTGCCGTCGATGGCAATAAGGGCGTTGCGGTCGAGGTCAATTCGGAGACCGATTTCGTTGCCCGCAACGAGGACTTCCAGAAGATCGCGCGCAACATTGCCGAGGTCGCGCTTAAGAGCGGCCTGACCGATGTCGAGGCGTTGAAAGCGGCGGCCTATCCTGATGGCGGCAGCGTTGCCGAGGCAATCACCACTGGTGTCGCAACGATTGGCGAGCATATCAATTTGCGCCGTGCCGCCGCGGTCGAGGTCGGCCAGGGCGTCATCGGTTCCTACGTGCATACGCCGGTTGCCGACCGTCTTGGCAAGATCGGCGTGCTCGTCGGTCTCGAATCCTCCGGCAAGACCGATGTTCTGGCGCCGCTCGCGCGCCTGATTGCTCTGCATGTCGCCGCGGCGAGCCCGCTCGCGGTTGATGCATCGGGCATCGATCCCGAAGTCGTCGCGCGCGAGAAAAAGGTGCTGGCCGAAAAGAATGCCGGCAAGCCTGCGCATGTGCTGGAGAAGATCGTCGAATCGGGCCTCAAGACCTATTACAAAGAGGTCACGCTGCTCGAACAGCCCTCGATCCATGCCGAGCATAGCAACAAGACCATTGGTCAGGTGCTGAAAGAGGCGGAGGGTGCGGCCGCTGCGCCAGTGATGCTGAAGGCCTTCGTGCGCTATGCGCTTGGCGAAGGCATCGAGAAGCAGGAATCGGACTTTGCTGCTGAAGTCGCCGCTGCTTCGGGCCAAGGGTAA
- a CDS encoding TonB-dependent receptor translates to MLLISKRSRIPCLSAFWIALSSTVFYAPYAAAQQAASGELPTVDVVATTPLGAGTSALDVPSETQTLTSEEISTVNQTTLQDALARRTPGVSVTDEIGSPLSESVDFRGETATPVPGTPEGLAVYMNGVRINESYGDVVNWDLIPPSAISTADIVTGNPVFGLNALAGAVVMKMKNGFTWQGTEVDLQGGMDYTAQGSAQYGVNKGDWAYYVDVDGVRTNGFRYFGQSDAERAYGDIGYRAWNSELHLSMTGGADGLGVAGTTPLELANENRSAVFTTPQTTNTTAEMITLSDETHITPTLTFNGNAYFRSYAQAHHDGNISDFYHCTASSGEAGDHVCNDGDLVPDLADPLAGTGAPDGQPLGEIDSNWTRTLSTGATGQLTDTDKIFGHNNTITAGVSVDNGWTHFTGSSTLGTLPANFVVPFTNESINEPDDDISPADVRTQNTYIGIYVLDNFDITDRLSLHAGARFNDAIISLTDESGENPDLTGSHNFNRINPVVGATFKITPDISVYASYSEANRTPTPLELGCSSPDHPCQIDNFLVADPPLQQIVARTVEAGFKGSNAINWSWAPGRLDWSIAGYHTENQNDIYSVPSLVTGFGSYTNAGDTLREGVDVGATYTTARWDVYANYSYIQAKFLTPVLLSSPNNPFADGNGNIQVESGDNLPGIPTNKFKFGIDYEVLPGWKVGGDVVYRSSQYYFGDEINALPKIPGFATLDLRTSYQVNKDVQIYGLINNALNFRGATYGSLYETDSTQNQVNGAAPGVCDAGLFCSADARAITVAPPFEAMVGLKMTLNDAPPPSPPLVAKY, encoded by the coding sequence ATGCTGCTAATTTCCAAGCGTTCTCGCATTCCGTGTCTATCGGCGTTTTGGATCGCCCTATCCTCCACGGTTTTCTATGCCCCGTATGCCGCCGCACAGCAGGCGGCGAGCGGCGAGCTTCCGACGGTCGATGTCGTTGCAACGACGCCCCTCGGGGCAGGTACGAGCGCGCTGGATGTGCCGAGCGAAACGCAGACGCTTACGAGCGAAGAAATCAGCACGGTGAATCAAACGACGCTGCAAGATGCGTTGGCGCGCCGGACGCCCGGCGTTTCGGTCACTGACGAGATCGGCAGCCCGCTCTCCGAATCGGTCGATTTCCGCGGTGAAACCGCGACGCCGGTGCCGGGCACGCCCGAGGGTCTGGCCGTCTATATGAACGGGGTCCGTATCAACGAATCCTACGGCGATGTCGTCAACTGGGATCTGATCCCGCCATCGGCGATCAGCACGGCGGACATCGTCACCGGCAATCCAGTCTTCGGTCTCAACGCCCTTGCGGGCGCCGTCGTCATGAAAATGAAGAACGGCTTCACCTGGCAGGGTACGGAAGTCGATCTCCAGGGCGGCATGGATTATACCGCCCAGGGCTCGGCCCAATACGGTGTCAACAAGGGCGATTGGGCCTATTACGTCGATGTCGATGGGGTTCGCACCAATGGCTTCCGCTATTTCGGCCAATCGGATGCCGAGCGCGCCTATGGCGACATCGGCTACCGTGCCTGGAACAGCGAACTCCATTTGAGCATGACAGGTGGGGCCGATGGGCTCGGCGTTGCCGGCACGACGCCGCTCGAACTCGCCAATGAAAATCGGTCCGCCGTCTTCACGACGCCGCAGACAACCAACACGACGGCGGAGATGATCACGCTGTCGGATGAAACGCATATCACCCCGACGCTGACGTTCAACGGCAACGCCTATTTCCGTAGCTACGCGCAGGCGCATCACGACGGCAACATCAGCGATTTCTACCATTGCACAGCCTCCTCCGGGGAGGCTGGCGATCACGTCTGTAACGATGGCGACCTTGTACCCGATCTCGCCGATCCGCTCGCGGGGACCGGCGCGCCTGACGGCCAGCCCTTGGGTGAGATCGACAGCAACTGGACGCGCACGCTGAGCACTGGCGCAACCGGGCAGCTCACCGACACCGACAAAATCTTCGGTCATAACAATACGATCACCGCCGGCGTCAGCGTCGACAATGGCTGGACGCATTTCACTGGCAGCAGCACGCTCGGTACATTGCCTGCCAATTTCGTCGTTCCGTTCACGAACGAATCCATCAACGAGCCGGACGACGACATTTCCCCCGCGGATGTCAGAACGCAGAACACCTATATCGGCATCTATGTGCTCGATAACTTCGACATCACCGACAGATTGAGCCTCCATGCCGGGGCGCGGTTCAACGATGCGATTATCTCATTGACCGACGAGTCCGGCGAAAACCCGGACCTGACCGGCTCGCATAATTTCAACCGTATCAACCCGGTCGTCGGCGCGACCTTTAAGATCACACCGGATATTTCGGTCTATGCGAGCTATTCGGAAGCCAACCGCACTCCGACACCGCTCGAACTCGGCTGCTCCAGCCCGGATCATCCTTGTCAGATCGACAATTTCCTCGTTGCCGACCCGCCGTTGCAGCAGATCGTCGCGCGCACCGTCGAAGCGGGCTTCAAGGGCAGCAACGCGATCAACTGGTCATGGGCACCTGGTCGGCTTGACTGGAGCATCGCCGGCTACCACACCGAGAATCAGAACGACATCTACAGCGTTCCGAGCCTTGTCACGGGCTTTGGCTCCTACACCAATGCCGGCGATACACTGCGCGAGGGTGTCGATGTCGGCGCCACCTATACGACGGCCCGCTGGGACGTTTACGCCAACTATTCCTACATTCAGGCGAAGTTCCTGACGCCGGTGCTCTTGTCCTCGCCGAACAATCCGTTCGCCGATGGTAACGGCAATATTCAGGTGGAATCGGGCGACAACCTCCCAGGCATCCCCACCAATAAGTTCAAGTTCGGCATCGATTACGAGGTTCTGCCGGGCTGGAAGGTCGGCGGCGACGTGGTCTATCGCTCGAGCCAGTATTATTTTGGCGACGAGATCAACGCGCTGCCGAAAATTCCCGGCTTCGCAACGCTCGATCTGAGGACATCGTACCAAGTCAACAAAGACGTCCAGATCTACGGTCTGATCAACAACGCGCTTAACTTCCGCGGCGCGACCTACGGGTCGCTGTACGAGACCGATTCGACCCAGAATCAGGTGAACGGCGCAGCGCCCGGCGTTTGCGACGCTGGCCTGTTCTGCTCCGCGGACGCGCGTGCGATCACGGTCGCGCCGCCGTTCGAAGCGATGGTCGGGCTGAAGATGACGCTGAACGACGCGCCGCCACCGTCCCCACCGCTCGTGGCCAAATACTAA